From Catharus ustulatus isolate bCatUst1 chromosome 6, bCatUst1.pri.v2, whole genome shotgun sequence, a single genomic window includes:
- the FBXO3 gene encoding F-box only protein 3: MAAPPDMEVSPALSLELLPTDPLLLILSFLDYRDLVSCCYLNRRLNQLSSHDPLWKRHCKKYWLISEEEKARRNQGWRAIFISTYCDLGRYIHYYATLKKAWDDLEQYLGQWCPRMIGSLKESVREEDLDAVEAQIHCKLPDDYRCSFRIHNGQKLVVPGLMGSMALSNHYRSEDLLDIDTAAGGFQQRLGLRQCLPLTFCIHTGLSQYMALESVEGRNKYEIFYQCPDQMARNPSAIVMFITGTSYLEWFTSYVNKVVTGGYPIIRDQIFRYVHDKDCVATTEDITVSVSTSFLPELSSVHPPHYFFTYRIRIEMSKDALPENICQLESRYWRITNAKGDVEEVQGPGVVGEFPVISPGKVYEYTSCTTFTTTSGYMEGYYTFHCLSNKDRFFNVTIPRFHMVCPTFKVSTA; encoded by the exons atggcggcgcccccGGACATGGAGGTTTCGCCCGccctcagcctggagctgctccccaccGACCCGCTCCTGCTCATCCTCAGCTTCCTCGACTACCGGGATCTGGTGAG TTGCTGCTATTTGAATCGAAGATTAAATCAGCTATCAAGCCATGACCCACTGTGGAAAAGACACTGCAAAAAATACTGGCTCATTTCAGA GGAGGAAAAAGCCCGACGGAACCAGGGCTGGAGAGCCATCTTCATCAGCACCTACTGTGATTTAGGAAGGTACATCCACTACTATGCCACGCTGAAAAAAGCCTGGGATGACCTGGAGCAGTACTTGGGGCAGTGGTGTCCGCGCATGATCGGCTCTTTGAAAG agaGTGTGAGGGAGGAAGATCTGGATGCTGTGGAAGCACAAATCCACTGCAAACTCCCCGATGACTATCGGTGTTCATTCCGTATCCATAATGGGCAGAAGTTGGTTGTTCCAGG CCTGATGGGAAGCATGGCCCTGTCAAACCACTACCGCTCTGAAGACCTGCTGGACATCGACACGGCGGCCGGCGGCttccagcagaggctggggctCAGGCAGTGCCTGCCCCTGACCTTCTGCATCCACACCGGTCTCAGTCAGTACATGGCCCTGGAGAGTGTGGAGGGACGGAATAAATATGAGATCTTCTACCAGTGTCCA gacCAAATGGCTCGCAATCCATCTGCTATTGTTATGTTCATTACAG GTACATCTTACTTGGAATGGTTTACATCTTATGTAAACAAAGTTGTCACTGGAGGTTATCCTATCATCAGAGACCAGATTTTCAG GTATGTGCATGACAAAGATTGTGTTGCTACCACAGAAGACATCACTGTGTCTGTGTCCACCTCTTTTCTACCTGAACTCAGCTCTGTACATCCACCACATTATTTCTTCACTTACAGAATCAG AATTGAAATGTCCAAAGATGCCCTTCCTGAGAATATCTGTCAGCTGGAGAGTCGATACTGGAGAATAACAAATGCCAAAGGTGATGTGGAAGAAGTCCAAGGTCCTGGAGTAGTTG GAGAGTTCCCAGTTATCAGCCCAGGGAAAGTCTACGAGTACACCAGCTGTACCACGTTTACCACAACCTCTGGATACATGGAGGGCTACTACACCTTCCACTGCCTCTCCAACAAGGACAGATTCTTCAATGTCACAATCCCTAGGTTTCATATGGTGTGTCCAACCTTCAAGGTGTCCACAGCATGA